The Alosa sapidissima isolate fAloSap1 chromosome 8, fAloSap1.pri, whole genome shotgun sequence genome contains a region encoding:
- the gatc gene encoding glutamyl-tRNA(Gln) amidotransferase subunit C, mitochondrial isoform X1 — MFLETIKPGLRRIPFYLRFINYQRNALVTSGSGKLVQCSNLTLFSPYFSHVKYVHNKKVPWAPKWQPVMKTQPSSAMEVRGEVVDKLERLALVDFGNQEGIDCLEKAIHFADQLHIVNSVAVEPLDSVLHDNKYVWFLNRSMHLRNDIITEGKRAEELLQLSRRVIDEYFVAPPGNIPLERK; from the exons ATGTTTTTAGAAACTATTAAGCCAGGCTTGCGACGTATTCCGTTTTATTTGAGGTTTATCAATTATCAACGCAATGCGTTGGTGACTTCTGGATCAGGCAAATTGGTGCAGTGTTCCAACTTAACGTTGTTTTCTCCTTATTTCAGTCATGTGAAATATGTTCACAATAAAAAG GTACCATGGGCACCTAAATGGCAGCCAGTTATGAAGACTCAGCCCTCCTCG GCAATGGAAGTACGTGGTGAAGTAGTGGACAAATTGGAGAGACTTGCTCTGGTGGACTTCGGTAATCAGGAGGGCATAGATTGTTTGGAGAAAGCCATACATTTTGCTGATCAGCTTCACATTGTGAATTCAGTGGCTGTGGAACCATTGGACTCTGTATTACATGACAA TAAGTATGTGTGGTTTCTCAACAGATCTATGCACCTGCGGAATGACATTATTACTGAGGGAAAACGTGCAGAGGAGCTGCTCCAGCTTTCTAGACGTGTAATTGATGAGTACTTTGTAGCTCCACCAG GTAACATCCCACTTGAAAGGAAATGA
- the gatc gene encoding glutamyl-tRNA(Gln) amidotransferase subunit C, mitochondrial isoform X2 has protein sequence MFLETIKPGLRRIPFYLRFINYQRNALVTSGSGKLVQCSNLTLFSPYFSHVKYVHNKKVPWAPKWQPVMKTQPSSAMEVRGEVVDKLERLALVDFGNQEGIDCLEKAIHFADQLHIVNSVAVEPLDSVLHDKSMHLRNDIITEGKRAEELLQLSRRVIDEYFVAPPGNIPLERK, from the exons ATGTTTTTAGAAACTATTAAGCCAGGCTTGCGACGTATTCCGTTTTATTTGAGGTTTATCAATTATCAACGCAATGCGTTGGTGACTTCTGGATCAGGCAAATTGGTGCAGTGTTCCAACTTAACGTTGTTTTCTCCTTATTTCAGTCATGTGAAATATGTTCACAATAAAAAG GTACCATGGGCACCTAAATGGCAGCCAGTTATGAAGACTCAGCCCTCCTCG GCAATGGAAGTACGTGGTGAAGTAGTGGACAAATTGGAGAGACTTGCTCTGGTGGACTTCGGTAATCAGGAGGGCATAGATTGTTTGGAGAAAGCCATACATTTTGCTGATCAGCTTCACATTGTGAATTCAGTGGCTGTGGAACCATTGGACTCTGTATTACATGACAA ATCTATGCACCTGCGGAATGACATTATTACTGAGGGAAAACGTGCAGAGGAGCTGCTCCAGCTTTCTAGACGTGTAATTGATGAGTACTTTGTAGCTCCACCAG GTAACATCCCACTTGAAAGGAAATGA